In Dethiobacter alkaliphilus AHT 1, a single window of DNA contains:
- a CDS encoding cation diffusion facilitator family transporter — translation MVSHDRVENSLSGARAGIIVNLFLAVLKAGAGIMSGSFAMMADALHSFADIVASGVVYVGIRVASKPADDEHPYGHGKAESIASKIVSIIVILAGLNIGYFSLQALFQADLPVPGQMALYAALISIVVKETLFRYTIRIGRETNCKALVANAFEHRTDALSSVAALLGIGGALLGAAYGLPQLAYLDPVAGIIVSVFIVRMGWHIAIEAASELMDAQEDPEFIAGLEKLILAVDGVLEVHGIRVRAAGPHKFVDLEIGVDGDISVREGHDVARRVKQELLAKQEEITNVLIHVNPCRACEEKRDFDRV, via the coding sequence ATGGTTTCCCACGACCGCGTTGAAAACAGCCTGTCCGGGGCCAGAGCAGGCATAATAGTCAATCTGTTTTTGGCCGTGCTTAAGGCCGGCGCCGGTATAATGTCCGGCAGTTTTGCCATGATGGCCGATGCACTTCATTCCTTTGCCGATATTGTGGCTTCCGGTGTGGTTTATGTGGGTATTCGGGTGGCCAGCAAGCCGGCGGATGATGAGCATCCTTACGGGCATGGCAAGGCCGAATCCATAGCCAGTAAAATTGTCTCCATTATAGTTATTCTGGCCGGTCTAAATATCGGCTACTTTTCCCTGCAGGCGCTGTTTCAGGCCGATTTACCGGTGCCGGGGCAGATGGCCCTGTATGCCGCCCTGATATCCATTGTGGTTAAGGAAACACTGTTTCGCTACACCATCCGGATTGGCCGGGAGACCAACTGCAAAGCACTGGTGGCCAACGCCTTTGAGCACCGCACCGATGCGCTCTCTTCTGTGGCGGCACTGTTGGGAATTGGCGGGGCGCTGTTGGGTGCTGCCTATGGCTTGCCGCAGCTGGCCTATCTGGATCCGGTGGCGGGGATTATTGTGTCGGTGTTTATCGTGCGGATGGGATGGCATATTGCCATAGAAGCGGCCAGTGAACTGATGGATGCCCAGGAGGACCCGGAGTTTATCGCCGGGCTGGAAAAACTGATTCTGGCAGTGGACGGCGTTTTAGAGGTGCACGGAATCCGGGTGCGCGCCGCCGGGCCCCATAAGTTTGTGGATTTGGAAATTGGTGTGGACGGGGATATTTCTGTGCGGGAAGGCCATGATGTGGCTCGACGGGTAAAGCAGGAACTTTTGGCAAAGCAAGAGGAAATCACCAACGTCCTCATTCATGTTAATCCCTGCCGTGCTTGTGAGGAAAAGAGGGATTTTGACCGGGTTTGA
- a CDS encoding RrF2 family transcriptional regulator, with protein MRLSTKGRYGVRAMFDLALHSGEGAIALKSVAQREHISEKYLEHLFASLKKAGLIRSVRGAQGGYRLARPPEEITLGDIIRVLEGPIAPTECVIDDDGHESCERSTDCVMRSIWGNVRDQINEILDGITLAQIVEEQRKMSGKGYMYYI; from the coding sequence ATGCGGCTATCAACCAAGGGCAGGTATGGCGTCCGTGCCATGTTTGACCTGGCTTTGCACAGTGGCGAAGGAGCCATTGCACTAAAGAGTGTGGCGCAGCGGGAACATATCTCGGAAAAATATCTGGAGCATTTGTTTGCCAGCCTGAAAAAGGCCGGACTGATCCGCAGTGTGCGCGGAGCCCAGGGAGGTTATCGCCTGGCCCGTCCACCGGAAGAAATTACGCTGGGTGATATTATCCGGGTGCTGGAAGGACCCATCGCACCCACCGAATGTGTCATTGACGACGACGGCCACGAGAGCTGCGAACGTTCCACCGACTGTGTCATGCGCAGCATCTGGGGCAACGTCCGCGACCAGATCAACGAAATCCTGGACGGCATCACCCTGGCCCAAATCGTAGAAGAGCAACGCAAAATGAGCGGCAAGGGATACATGTACTACATTTAG
- the aroB gene encoding 3-dehydroquinate synthase, which translates to MRMVQVPLGERSYDIHIGENIWPAINEIWPQRLKPGQVLLVSDENVFGLYGGKLIAALHEAGFSVTPAVVPAGEQSKTLKWADTLYTAAIEAGLDRSGFIVALGGGVVGDLAGFVAATYLRGVPFVQVPTTLLAQVDSSVGGKTAVNHRLGKNLIGAFYQPQLVWIELETLSTLPKREYLAGAAEVVKYGVILHEPLITLLEKQWDGFIAGETPVLTEVIGDCCALKARVVAEDEREGGLRAILNFGHTLGHALETATSYKYYLHGEAVLAGMVLAVQLAQRRELLTEEEARRLLRLFARVGLKPAPPGLQAEAVLGALKQDKKREGDDIVFILPETIGKVRSFKDVDPQAVSDVLAAYLDAEGSLLPDAD; encoded by the coding sequence ATGCGGATGGTGCAGGTGCCGCTGGGTGAGCGGAGTTATGATATCCATATCGGAGAAAATATCTGGCCGGCAATTAACGAGATTTGGCCGCAGAGGCTTAAGCCGGGACAGGTTCTACTGGTCAGCGATGAGAATGTGTTTGGACTCTATGGCGGCAAGCTGATTGCCGCACTACATGAGGCCGGTTTTTCCGTGACGCCGGCGGTGGTGCCGGCGGGGGAACAGAGTAAAACCCTAAAGTGGGCCGATACGCTGTATACGGCGGCCATTGAAGCTGGGCTTGACCGCAGCGGCTTTATTGTGGCGTTGGGCGGCGGCGTTGTTGGTGATTTGGCCGGTTTTGTGGCAGCCACCTATTTGCGCGGTGTGCCCTTTGTGCAGGTGCCCACAACGCTGTTGGCTCAGGTGGACAGCAGTGTGGGGGGCAAGACCGCGGTTAATCACCGTCTGGGTAAGAACCTGATCGGCGCCTTTTATCAGCCGCAGCTGGTCTGGATTGAGCTGGAGACACTCTCCACGCTGCCTAAGCGGGAGTATCTGGCCGGGGCGGCGGAAGTGGTGAAATACGGTGTTATTTTACATGAACCGCTTATTACGCTTTTGGAAAAGCAGTGGGACGGCTTTATAGCCGGGGAAACCCCGGTGCTGACAGAGGTGATCGGTGACTGCTGTGCGCTGAAAGCGCGGGTGGTGGCAGAGGATGAACGGGAGGGCGGACTGCGCGCTATTTTGAATTTTGGTCATACCTTGGGCCATGCGCTGGAGACCGCCACTTCTTATAAATATTACTTACATGGCGAGGCGGTTTTGGCCGGGATGGTGCTGGCGGTACAGCTGGCACAGCGGCGGGAGTTGTTGACTGAGGAGGAGGCCCGGCGGCTTTTAAGGCTGTTTGCCCGGGTGGGCCTGAAGCCGGCGCCGCCTGGTTTGCAGGCGGAGGCGGTGCTTGGTGCCTTAAAGCAGGACAAGAAGCGGGAAGGCGACGATATTGTCTTTATCCTGCCGGAAACAATCGGTAAGGTACGCTCGTTTAAGGATGTGGATCCACAGGCGGTGTCCGATGTTTTGGCGGCATATCTTGATGCGGAAGGGAGCTTGTTGCCCGATGCAGATTGA
- a CDS encoding methylated-DNA--[protein]-cysteine S-methyltransferase: protein MEKRFVETVAGVVCLVYGDGGLLQLGLPGQESGDCPAVAAADPQWVRQLAADLKDYFAGKRVSFRCPVDYGGYPPFFRRVLEACRTISYGESRSYGWLAREAGSPKAVRAAGQAMANNRTVLVIPCHRVVKSDGGLGGFSSGLSWKERLLQLEQA, encoded by the coding sequence ATGGAGAAGAGGTTTGTGGAGACGGTGGCCGGGGTTGTTTGTTTGGTTTATGGGGATGGCGGGCTTTTGCAGTTGGGGTTGCCGGGGCAGGAGAGCGGTGATTGTCCGGCTGTGGCGGCGGCTGATCCTCAGTGGGTCAGGCAGTTGGCCGCTGATTTAAAGGATTATTTTGCCGGCAAGAGAGTTTCTTTTAGGTGTCCCGTGGACTATGGCGGGTATCCGCCGTTTTTTCGGCGGGTTCTGGAGGCCTGTAGGACTATTTCTTATGGGGAGAGCCGCAGTTATGGCTGGTTGGCCAGGGAGGCCGGTTCGCCCAAGGCGGTACGGGCGGCGGGGCAGGCCATGGCCAACAACCGGACGGTGCTGGTGATTCCCTGTCACCGGGTGGTAAAAAGCGACGGCGGCCTGGGCGGTTTTAGCAGCGGCCTTTCCTGGAAAGAACGGTTGTTGCAGCTGGAGCAGGCGTAA
- the aroC gene encoding chorismate synthase: MMRFLTAGESHGPALCAIVEGLPANLRVDPAAVNRELARRQQGYGRGGRMKIEKDRVEVLTGLRFKRTLGSPLTLRINNRDFENWTGKMAPDGEAPEELDAVTRPRPGHADLAGAQKYNLADVRDVLERASARETAARVAVGAVAKEMLAAFGISVYSQVVSIGEIAADTLSPDELVIQYEKVENSPVRSADLVAEEKMKTRIDRAKADGDSLGGVFEVVVQGVPVGLGSHVQWDKKLDGRLAGALMSIQAIKGVEIGAGFAAAVRPGSLVHDEIGYEDGRGYFRLTNRAGGLEGGITNGEPLMVRAAMKPIPTLYKPLRSVDMTDHAPFEAAVERSDACAVPAAAIVGEAVVAWEVAVALREKLGGDSTEEMKANLENYLELLARR; encoded by the coding sequence ATGATGCGATTTCTGACGGCGGGGGAGTCACACGGCCCCGCGTTGTGTGCCATAGTGGAAGGTTTGCCTGCCAATCTGAGAGTGGATCCGGCGGCGGTGAACCGTGAGTTGGCGCGGCGCCAACAGGGATATGGCCGCGGCGGGCGGATGAAAATTGAAAAAGACCGGGTGGAGGTGTTGACCGGCCTGCGCTTTAAGCGGACGCTGGGCAGCCCTTTGACTCTGAGGATAAATAATCGGGATTTTGAGAATTGGACCGGCAAAATGGCTCCCGATGGCGAGGCGCCTGAGGAGTTGGATGCGGTGACCAGGCCGCGGCCGGGCCATGCCGATTTGGCCGGGGCGCAAAAGTATAATCTGGCCGATGTGCGGGATGTGCTGGAGCGGGCCAGTGCCCGGGAGACGGCGGCCCGGGTGGCGGTGGGCGCTGTGGCCAAAGAAATGTTGGCGGCGTTTGGCATTTCTGTATATTCGCAGGTTGTCTCCATCGGGGAGATAGCTGCAGATACCCTGTCGCCGGATGAGTTGGTCATACAGTATGAGAAAGTGGAAAATTCGCCGGTTCGCTCGGCGGATCTTGTGGCCGAAGAGAAAATGAAGACGCGAATTGACCGGGCCAAGGCCGATGGTGATTCGCTGGGCGGAGTTTTTGAAGTGGTGGTGCAGGGTGTGCCGGTGGGCCTGGGCAGCCATGTGCAGTGGGATAAGAAGCTGGACGGCCGTCTGGCCGGGGCATTGATGAGCATTCAGGCCATTAAAGGGGTGGAGATTGGCGCCGGGTTCGCTGCGGCGGTGCGCCCCGGGTCTCTGGTGCATGATGAAATCGGCTATGAGGACGGGCGCGGCTATTTTCGTCTGACGAACCGGGCCGGCGGCCTGGAAGGCGGCATTACCAACGGGGAACCGCTGATGGTGCGGGCAGCCATGAAGCCCATTCCTACTTTATATAAGCCGCTTCGCAGTGTGGATATGACCGACCATGCGCCCTTTGAAGCGGCGGTAGAGCGCTCCGATGCCTGTGCGGTACCGGCGGCGGCGATTGTGGGAGAAGCGGTGGTGGCCTGGGAAGTGGCGGTGGCGCTGCGGGAAAAATTGGGGGGCGACTCCACAGAAGAAATGAAAGCCAATCTGGAAAATTATCTGGAGCTTTTGGCACGGCGTTAG
- the hisIE gene encoding bifunctional phosphoribosyl-AMP cyclohydrolase/phosphoribosyl-ATP diphosphatase HisIE: MITNLKFDQNGLIPAVVQDAETGRVLMLAYMNEESLKKTVETGETWFFSRSRNELWHKGATSGHIQKVRRIDFDCDKDALLVQVEQTGVACHTGAATCFYQSLSGAENLDIGNFLPELERIIAERKVNKPEGSYVAKLFDKGLDRILKKVGEEAGEVIIAAKNEDRNELIYESGDLIFHLLVLLAEKDVAVSEVLSELARRHRPKPAEGQ, translated from the coding sequence ATGATCACCAACCTGAAGTTTGATCAAAACGGCCTGATCCCCGCAGTGGTTCAGGATGCAGAGACGGGCCGTGTACTGATGCTGGCGTATATGAACGAGGAATCGCTTAAGAAAACGGTGGAGACCGGTGAAACCTGGTTCTTTAGCCGCAGCCGCAATGAGCTGTGGCACAAAGGGGCCACATCGGGCCATATCCAGAAAGTGCGGCGCATAGATTTTGACTGTGACAAAGATGCGCTTTTGGTGCAGGTGGAGCAGACCGGAGTGGCCTGTCATACCGGAGCGGCCACCTGTTTCTACCAGTCCCTCTCCGGTGCGGAGAATCTGGATATCGGTAATTTCCTGCCGGAGCTGGAGCGCATTATTGCGGAGCGCAAAGTAAACAAGCCGGAAGGCTCCTATGTTGCCAAGCTGTTTGACAAGGGCCTGGACAGGATTTTGAAAAAAGTTGGGGAAGAGGCGGGCGAGGTAATCATCGCCGCCAAAAACGAAGACCGGAATGAGTTGATTTATGAGTCCGGAGATTTGATTTTCCACCTGCTTGTATTACTGGCGGAAAAAGACGTGGCGGTTTCCGAGGTGCTCAGTGAGCTGGCCCGGCGCCATCGTCCCAAACCCGCGGAGGGGCAGTAA
- the lgt gene encoding prolipoprotein diacylglyceryl transferase, protein MHIQIDPVAFRLFGLAVYWYGVMITLGIFAGMLVAKNRAPRYGIAEDRVLGFLLLAVPMAIAGARFIFVVTNLSHYGGDWLAMFDLRGGGLSIHGGILGGVLAAVLYTWRTGISFWRLGDVCAPGLILGQAIGRWGNFFNQEAYGIETGVPWALYIDGAMRHPIFFYEFIWNLGVFAFLLYKSKGETVAGGIFLRYLIWYSAGRFWIEGIRADVPYWGGMPAGQVVSLILIHGGLLVLWYLKRRAKQSKNIDGGIYL, encoded by the coding sequence ATGCATATTCAGATTGATCCGGTGGCGTTTCGCCTGTTTGGTTTGGCGGTGTACTGGTACGGGGTGATGATTACCCTGGGTATTTTTGCCGGAATGCTGGTGGCAAAAAATCGTGCCCCCCGGTACGGAATTGCTGAAGACCGGGTGCTGGGTTTCTTACTTTTGGCGGTCCCAATGGCTATAGCCGGGGCCCGTTTTATCTTTGTGGTGACTAATTTATCTCACTATGGGGGGGACTGGCTGGCCATGTTTGATTTGCGTGGCGGCGGGCTCTCCATTCATGGCGGGATTTTGGGCGGAGTTCTGGCGGCAGTGCTCTATACATGGCGGACCGGGATATCGTTTTGGCGCCTGGGTGATGTTTGTGCTCCGGGGTTGATTTTGGGGCAGGCCATCGGCCGCTGGGGAAACTTTTTTAATCAGGAAGCCTACGGGATTGAAACCGGCGTTCCCTGGGCATTGTATATTGACGGGGCCATGCGCCATCCCATCTTTTTTTATGAGTTTATCTGGAATCTTGGTGTTTTTGCTTTTCTTTTGTATAAGAGTAAGGGTGAAACGGTGGCCGGCGGAATTTTTCTGCGTTACCTGATTTGGTATTCGGCGGGCCGGTTTTGGATTGAAGGGATTCGAGCCGACGTGCCTTATTGGGGTGGAATGCCTGCGGGGCAGGTGGTGAGCCTGATTTTGATTCACGGCGGGCTGTTGGTCTTGTGGTATCTGAAACGGCGGGCGAAGCAGTCCAAAAACATTGATGGAGGGATCTATCTATGA
- a CDS encoding protein translocase subunit SecDF — translation MKNNRLLTLVVVVVLLLAASGLAVNQAVNNMNLGLDLRGGVYVLYQAVEADDTGAVGTDRIDRAISVIRNRIDGLGVAEPVIQREGDDRIRVELAGIEDQQAAREVIGRTAMLTFVGPDGETILTGGDLRNAGVTFDERNRPAVSLEFSPEGTRKFAEATEKYLGQIIYIQLDDEVISNPEVRTIITDGNAIITNQENVEEASNLALMLRSGALPVELVELETRAVGPTLGQDSLNRSVQAGVAGLILVLVFMLVYYRVFGIIASVSLITYLALVFSLLTAINATMTLFGIAGLILSVGMAVDANVIIFERIKEEIKTGRTMRTSIEAGFDHAFSAILDANVTTLIAAAILFYFATGPVRGFAVTLSIGILASMVTAIFLTRYLLRSFNKAEILRTPQNDAAKDAGVLAGGVNFVGMRKIAFILSAVLIIVGIASMGTAGMNFGIDFTGGTNIHLNIGQDFTLEEAREVLEPLGLEGATLQQVGATGLGEGQAQELLIKAHELTPEEQDAVLAAFQEQYNITTDDYSVESVGAVVGGELTRQALIALLLASIAMIAYITLRFEYRFALSAIVALLHDALIVLAFFSVFRVEVNGPFIAAILFILGYSINDTIVIFDRVRENLKNRHKDKLTEVVNMSIRSSLRRSIITSLTTLLVLLTMYIFGGVTLQAFISALLVGVFAGTYSSIFIASPVWLSWKEAEAGKNTRTKTA, via the coding sequence ATGAAAAACAACCGTCTCCTTACTTTGGTTGTTGTTGTTGTCTTACTGTTGGCCGCCAGCGGACTGGCAGTAAACCAGGCTGTAAATAATATGAACCTTGGCCTGGACCTGCGTGGCGGCGTTTATGTGTTGTATCAGGCGGTGGAAGCCGATGATACGGGTGCGGTGGGCACCGACCGGATTGACCGGGCCATTAGCGTTATCCGTAACCGGATTGACGGTTTGGGTGTGGCTGAGCCGGTAATCCAGCGGGAAGGTGACGACCGGATTCGTGTTGAATTGGCCGGGATTGAAGACCAGCAGGCTGCCCGGGAAGTAATCGGGCGTACTGCCATGTTAACCTTTGTGGGCCCCGATGGTGAGACTATTCTCACCGGAGGCGACCTGCGTAATGCCGGTGTTACCTTTGATGAGCGTAACCGGCCCGCAGTTTCCCTGGAGTTTAGCCCGGAAGGTACCCGGAAGTTTGCCGAAGCTACGGAAAAATATTTGGGTCAAATCATCTATATTCAGTTGGATGATGAAGTGATCTCCAACCCTGAGGTAAGGACCATTATTACTGACGGTAATGCCATTATTACCAATCAGGAGAATGTAGAAGAGGCCAGCAACCTGGCGCTGATGCTGCGCTCCGGTGCACTGCCGGTGGAGTTGGTGGAGTTGGAGACCCGTGCCGTTGGCCCCACTTTGGGTCAGGATTCCCTGAATCGCAGCGTGCAGGCCGGTGTTGCCGGGTTGATTCTGGTATTGGTATTTATGCTTGTTTACTATCGCGTGTTTGGCATCATTGCCTCTGTGAGTCTGATTACCTACCTGGCACTGGTGTTCTCGCTTTTGACAGCCATTAATGCCACCATGACTTTGTTTGGCATTGCCGGTTTGATTTTGTCGGTGGGTATGGCGGTGGATGCCAATGTTATTATTTTTGAACGGATTAAGGAAGAGATTAAAACCGGGCGCACCATGCGTACTTCCATTGAAGCCGGTTTTGACCATGCCTTTAGCGCTATTTTGGATGCCAACGTAACCACGCTGATTGCGGCGGCTATCCTTTTCTACTTTGCCACCGGGCCGGTGCGCGGCTTTGCCGTAACGCTGAGCATCGGTATTCTGGCCAGCATGGTAACGGCCATTTTCCTCACACGCTACCTGCTGCGTTCGTTTAACAAGGCGGAAATCCTCAGGACTCCGCAAAACGATGCGGCTAAAGATGCAGGTGTTTTGGCCGGAGGCGTAAACTTTGTGGGGATGCGTAAAATTGCTTTTATTCTGTCTGCGGTACTGATCATTGTCGGGATTGCTTCCATGGGTACTGCCGGGATGAATTTCGGTATTGATTTTACCGGCGGGACAAATATTCACTTAAATATTGGCCAGGACTTTACCCTGGAAGAGGCCCGGGAAGTCTTGGAGCCGCTGGGTCTGGAAGGTGCCACGCTGCAGCAGGTGGGTGCCACTGGACTGGGTGAAGGTCAGGCCCAGGAGCTTCTGATTAAGGCCCATGAGCTGACCCCTGAAGAGCAAGATGCGGTGTTAGCTGCTTTTCAGGAACAATATAACATTACAACAGATGACTATAGTGTGGAAAGTGTAGGCGCTGTGGTGGGCGGCGAGTTGACCCGCCAGGCACTGATTGCCCTTTTGTTGGCCAGCATTGCCATGATTGCCTATATTACACTGCGCTTTGAGTATCGCTTTGCTTTATCTGCCATTGTGGCACTGCTTCACGATGCCCTGATTGTGCTGGCTTTCTTCTCGGTGTTCAGGGTAGAAGTAAACGGGCCCTTTATTGCGGCTATCCTCTTTATTCTCGGTTATTCCATTAACGATACCATCGTAATCTTTGACCGGGTCCGGGAAAACCTGAAAAACCGTCATAAAGACAAGCTGACGGAAGTGGTGAACATGAGCATCCGCTCTTCCCTGCGCCGTTCCATTATTACCTCGCTGACCACCCTGCTTGTACTGCTGACCATGTACATTTTTGGTGGCGTAACACTGCAGGCCTTTATCAGCGCTTTGCTGGTAGGTGTGTTTGCCGGCACCTATTCCTCCATCTTCATTGCCAGCCCGGTCTGGCTTTCCTGGAAAGAGGCGGAAGCAGGGAAAAATACTCGTACCAAAACAGCCTAA
- the hisF gene encoding imidazole glycerol phosphate synthase subunit HisF, translating to MLAKRIVPCLDVKDGRVVKGTQFVNLRDAGDPVELAKFYDRAGADELVFLDITASHEGRGTTLEMVRRTAEQVFIPFIVGGGISELEHVRQMLVAGADKVSLNTAAVENPELITAAAERFGSQCIVLAVDAKWSEEQKDWEVYTHGGRTPTGRSVLAWVAEAQRRGAGEILLTSMDCDGSKDGYDLPLTAAVAKELRIPVIASGGAGAMEHFHTVLGEANADAALAASVFHYKEFSVAEVKQYLVERGVPVRYDHQPEV from the coding sequence ATGCTTGCCAAGCGCATTGTCCCCTGCCTGGATGTGAAAGACGGGCGGGTGGTAAAGGGGACACAATTTGTGAACCTGCGCGATGCGGGAGACCCGGTGGAGCTGGCCAAGTTTTACGACCGGGCCGGCGCCGATGAGTTGGTATTTCTGGATATAACCGCTTCCCATGAGGGGCGGGGTACCACCCTGGAGATGGTGCGCCGCACTGCCGAGCAGGTCTTTATCCCCTTTATTGTGGGGGGCGGCATCAGTGAGCTGGAGCATGTGCGGCAGATGCTGGTGGCCGGCGCTGATAAAGTGTCACTGAATACGGCGGCGGTGGAGAACCCGGAATTAATCACCGCTGCGGCAGAGCGTTTTGGCTCTCAGTGTATCGTTTTGGCGGTGGATGCCAAATGGAGTGAAGAGCAAAAAGACTGGGAAGTGTATACCCATGGCGGGCGCACCCCCACGGGCCGTTCGGTGTTGGCCTGGGTGGCGGAGGCGCAGCGGCGGGGTGCGGGAGAAATTCTTTTAACCAGCATGGACTGCGACGGCAGTAAAGACGGCTATGATTTGCCGCTAACCGCGGCGGTGGCCAAAGAGCTGAGAATTCCCGTTATTGCCTCCGGCGGTGCGGGAGCCATGGAGCATTTCCATACTGTGCTGGGTGAGGCAAACGCAGACGCGGCACTGGCCGCTTCTGTCTTTCATTACAAAGAGTTTAGCGTGGCCGAGGTGAAACAATATTTAGTGGAGCGGGGGGTGCCTGTACGGTATGATCACCAACCTGAAGTTTGA
- a CDS encoding histidinol-phosphatase HisJ family protein produces MMLDYHIHTWRCCHASGEMREYLAEAEKKGLAEIGFADHFPLGMLGVDLDEPVSMQPDELDEYIADVHALQKSASIPVRLGVEVDYLPGQEELTAQLLQQYPFDYVIGSIHFVKDWDFTHPDYIKRYEWADIDKLYEEYFAEVCRMAKSGLFDIVGHLDVVKKFSFFPRKSWDHLVEETCRILKEADICVELNSSGWRAPVREAYPGEAFLAQCQDIGIPVTMGSDAHRPKEVGCGLRRAALILDKIGFTEVASFAGGKRTMRPLELTVEPNISL; encoded by the coding sequence ATGATGCTAGATTACCATATCCATACCTGGCGGTGTTGTCATGCCTCCGGCGAGATGAGGGAGTATCTGGCGGAGGCGGAGAAAAAAGGACTGGCGGAAATCGGCTTTGCCGACCACTTTCCGTTGGGGATGCTGGGCGTTGATCTGGATGAACCGGTATCCATGCAGCCTGATGAACTGGACGAATACATTGCCGATGTGCATGCGCTGCAAAAAAGTGCCTCTATCCCGGTGCGCCTGGGTGTGGAAGTGGATTATCTGCCGGGACAGGAAGAGTTAACGGCACAGCTTTTACAGCAATATCCCTTTGATTATGTGATTGGCTCCATTCATTTTGTAAAGGACTGGGACTTTACCCATCCCGACTATATCAAACGCTATGAGTGGGCCGACATTGATAAACTCTATGAAGAGTATTTTGCTGAGGTTTGCCGGATGGCAAAAAGCGGCCTCTTTGATATTGTGGGCCATTTGGATGTGGTGAAAAAGTTTTCCTTCTTTCCCCGTAAATCGTGGGACCATCTGGTGGAAGAAACCTGTCGCATCCTAAAAGAAGCGGATATCTGCGTGGAGTTAAACTCCTCCGGCTGGCGGGCTCCGGTGAGGGAAGCATATCCCGGGGAAGCGTTTTTGGCCCAGTGCCAGGATATAGGGATTCCCGTTACCATGGGCTCCGATGCCCACCGGCCCAAGGAAGTGGGCTGCGGCCTGCGGCGGGCGGCGTTAATTTTAGATAAAATAGGATTCACAGAAGTTGCATCCTTTGCCGGAGGAAAGCGCACCATGCGTCCTCTGGAGCTGACAGTGGAACCTAATATTTCGCTTTAG
- a CDS encoding PP2C family protein-serine/threonine phosphatase: MQIEVAVNKTSKYAVGESGDSAEVVERPKGGVTALMVDGQGSGRSAKIISNLVVSKAMSLVADGTRDGAVARATHDYLFALRDGKVSATLTMLSADLNSRTIVISRNSHCPVLVKQGDRVHVLADKVNPIGFHQFVKPVIHEISMEEETILLTFTDGILHAGRKYGRQLEMETLTKMLLEATAADVRQLAGQVFSLAVEREENRPGDDMTLLALGVNGNNNERTGRLHLTYPV, encoded by the coding sequence ATGCAGATTGAAGTGGCGGTAAACAAGACATCAAAATACGCGGTGGGGGAAAGCGGCGATTCGGCGGAAGTGGTGGAGCGCCCCAAAGGCGGGGTGACGGCGCTGATGGTGGACGGCCAGGGCAGTGGACGCTCGGCAAAGATTATCAGTAATCTGGTGGTCAGCAAAGCCATGTCGCTGGTGGCCGACGGGACCCGGGACGGTGCGGTGGCCCGCGCCACCCATGATTACCTGTTTGCGCTGCGGGACGGTAAAGTTTCTGCAACGCTTACCATGCTGTCTGCCGATTTAAACAGCCGCACCATTGTCATTTCCCGCAACAGCCATTGTCCGGTGCTGGTGAAACAGGGAGACCGGGTCCATGTTCTGGCCGATAAGGTGAACCCCATCGGTTTTCACCAATTTGTCAAACCGGTGATTCATGAAATTTCCATGGAAGAAGAAACTATTCTTTTGACATTTACCGACGGAATTCTCCATGCCGGGCGTAAGTACGGGCGGCAGTTGGAGATGGAAACATTGACAAAAATGCTGTTGGAGGCCACGGCGGCCGATGTCCGGCAGCTGGCCGGCCAGGTCTTCTCCCTGGCGGTGGAACGGGAAGAGAACCGGCCCGGCGATGATATGACACTGTTGGCGCTGGGAGTTAACGGTAATAATAATGAAAGGACAGGAAGGCTGCATCTGACCTATCCGGTTTAG